A genomic region of Trichothermofontia sichuanensis B231 contains the following coding sequences:
- a CDS encoding FAD-dependent oxidoreductase, which translates to MSLFPDLPSSLSLSRRSVLKLLGVGTIAGAVSYTRFAKPQPHRFQPDTLALPYALSQPKSVVVIGGGLAGLAAAYELSQRGFAVTLLERSPQLGGKIASWDIQVGDDTFKMEHGFHGFFPQYYNLKSLVAELGITDNFQSLEFYSVVFRDTDRYAPEVFRPSHSTFPWNIVDLAIASSNRWQWGIDLTKPAHWQVFRAITGFNPERSYAQLDHLSVAEWAAAEFPRGLYDLYFLPFAKSTLNAPDVLSVAELLQFFHFYFFGNPEGLAFNGTRDDMGTSLVEPIAAAIRRNGGTLLTDVTVSGITWQDGQIASLTYTQGEWASRVPFWVRTNPILNQDWQVITPDREYVGAGDRVFAVDIQGQAALSLTCTHQGCTVQPQADGHFRCPCHGAVYDRTGKVVSGPAQRNLPRFRVQGRQGDQVQLVSQTPVAPKTTTADPVLQADYYVIAADVPGVQQLFRLSEGDVDTAVAQQVAQLAIADPFAVGRFWFDRDFPWSHSNFASLSGYRLTDSITLYHRIQREYIAWAERTGGSVVELHAYCYKEKEFPTQESLLTTFEQELYEIVPSLQGATVLHRELVNQKNFAGFPPNSYAQRPATETSVPNLMFAGDWVKMPFPCGLMERAISSGLLAANAIAHREGLQRRTLLTVQPEGLLQI; encoded by the coding sequence ATCGTTATCCCTATCACGACGTAGTGTGCTCAAGTTGCTGGGGGTTGGCACGATCGCCGGAGCCGTCAGCTATACCCGTTTCGCCAAACCTCAACCCCATCGCTTCCAACCGGATACTTTGGCCTTGCCCTATGCCCTCAGCCAACCCAAGTCGGTGGTTGTGATCGGGGGTGGCTTGGCGGGGCTGGCGGCTGCCTATGAATTGAGCCAGCGGGGGTTTGCGGTGACGCTGCTGGAGCGATCGCCCCAACTGGGGGGCAAAATTGCCAGTTGGGATATTCAGGTGGGTGATGACACGTTTAAGATGGAACACGGTTTCCACGGCTTTTTCCCCCAGTACTACAACCTGAAGAGCCTGGTGGCGGAACTGGGGATTACGGACAACTTCCAGTCGCTGGAATTTTATTCGGTGGTCTTTCGGGATACCGATCGCTATGCGCCGGAAGTCTTTCGGCCCAGCCACTCGACATTCCCGTGGAATATTGTGGATTTAGCGATCGCGTCATCCAATCGCTGGCAATGGGGGATTGATCTGACCAAACCCGCCCATTGGCAAGTCTTCCGGGCAATTACGGGCTTTAACCCTGAGCGCAGCTACGCCCAGTTAGATCACCTGTCGGTGGCGGAGTGGGCGGCAGCGGAATTTCCCAGGGGGTTGTATGACCTGTACTTTTTACCGTTTGCTAAGTCCACCCTCAACGCCCCCGATGTATTGAGTGTGGCGGAGCTATTGCAATTTTTCCATTTCTATTTCTTTGGGAATCCCGAAGGGTTGGCCTTCAATGGCACCCGTGATGATATGGGCACGTCGCTGGTGGAGCCGATCGCCGCTGCTATTCGTCGGAACGGCGGTACCCTGCTCACCGATGTCACCGTGAGTGGCATCACCTGGCAAGACGGCCAAATTGCCTCCCTCACCTATACCCAGGGGGAGTGGGCGAGTCGCGTCCCGTTCTGGGTGCGGACGAATCCGATCCTGAATCAAGACTGGCAGGTCATTACCCCGGATCGGGAATACGTGGGGGCGGGCGATCGTGTTTTTGCTGTGGATATCCAGGGGCAGGCAGCCCTCTCCCTCACCTGTACCCACCAAGGCTGTACCGTCCAACCCCAGGCCGACGGTCATTTCCGCTGCCCTTGCCACGGGGCTGTGTACGATCGCACCGGTAAGGTGGTCAGCGGTCCGGCGCAACGGAATTTACCCCGCTTCCGGGTGCAGGGGCGTCAGGGCGATCAGGTGCAACTGGTGAGCCAAACGCCCGTTGCCCCAAAAACTACGACCGCTGATCCCGTCCTCCAGGCTGATTACTATGTGATCGCAGCGGATGTACCGGGTGTGCAGCAACTCTTCCGACTCTCTGAGGGAGACGTGGACACGGCGGTGGCGCAACAGGTGGCGCAACTGGCGATCGCCGATCCCTTTGCGGTGGGTCGCTTCTGGTTCGATCGGGACTTTCCCTGGTCCCATAGCAATTTTGCGTCCCTATCCGGTTACCGCCTCACCGATAGCATTACCCTCTACCACCGCATCCAGCGGGAATACATTGCCTGGGCAGAACGGACAGGGGGCAGCGTGGTCGAACTCCATGCCTACTGTTATAAGGAAAAAGAATTCCCCACCCAGGAAAGCTTGCTTACCACGTTTGAGCAGGAACTCTATGAAATTGTCCCCAGCCTCCAGGGGGCCACGGTGCTGCATCGGGAACTGGTAAATCAGAAGAATTTTGCCGGTTTTCCGCCCAATAGTTACGCCCAGCGTCCGGCAACCGAAACCTCAGTTCCCAACCTGATGTTTGCGGGCGATTGGGTAAAAATGCCGTTCCCCTGTGGCCTGATGGAGCGGGCCATTAGTAGTGGTCTGCTGGCCGCCAATGCGATCGCCCATCGTGAAGGATTACAACGGCGCACCTTATTGACCGTTCAACCGGAGGGCCTTTTACAGATTTAG